Below is a genomic region from Hevea brasiliensis isolate MT/VB/25A 57/8 chromosome 3, ASM3005281v1, whole genome shotgun sequence.
CTCAATTTATGATAACAATAAAAGGAGTTTTGCTCTAAAAAGAAACATAAATCCATTCTATTGATGAATATTTATCTTACTCAAATTTCGAAAATGTCTTTCTTCAAATCTCATTgaaattttgagtcataattctaacaaaagTTAATGTTCAGGTTGCAGGGTTGTGACTGGTGGTACTGTGACTGGAGCTTGGAAATTTCTCTAGGAGAAAAACCCAGAGATTAAGGCCTGTTTTGTGCCTGTCTGGGAGTGTGtgtaaaaaagaaagagagattaaGAATAGTGATTAAGCGTGTAATGTTCTTCCCTCTATTGATGCCTAGGTGTATGGTGTTGAACCAGCTGAAAATGCAATCGTGACTTCTTGGTAAATGATAATTCTTTATTGccctaattcttttttttttttttttcatttagctAGAGTATGGTTTGAACTTGCGACTTTGTAGTTTTGAATAAGAATAAAATATCACTGAATTAACTCATTAGTATTCTTGAAGTTTCCATTTAACTAGTTCTTGAAAATAAGACCCTTTTTTCCCTGAATTATTTTTCATCCAATTGCATTTAATGTGGCCATATTTATCATTATTGATTTTTTTGTCCTAAGAAAAATGCTTGCAACCCATGTTAAAGGTCCGCATCTGATTCAAGGAATTGGCTCTGATATTATTGCTAATGTTATGGATATTGAAATAATGGATAAAATTGTTCAGGTAAGTCTAAGGCCAATAGAAATATCAATGCGAATGTTGAATTGTAATTTATTTACTTTCCAGCAATGGTATTGTTTCTTATAGGTAACAATGAGGAAGCTATTCAAACAACTAAGGTGCTTGCCTTCAAAGAATGTTTGTTGGTATATAATAGCTTTCTTTAAACATTTTCCATTGTTGTTGCCACAAGCTCTTTTCATTTGCCATCTAAATTACAGGGCTTCTTAACCTCTACAGGTAGGAATATCTTCTAGAGCTGCAGCTGCTGCTGCAATAAAATTGGCAAAGAGACTGGAAAATGCTGGGAAACTCATTGTCGTAAGTTCTGTTTCCGTATTCAATTTGGTATTGGAGCAGCTTTAATTGGAGATTAGAAGAATTTGCTGAGCTTATTAGTTTACCATGCCTGAAAGTATTATATATACTATGCAATTTCTTTTGCTTGCTTTGCAGGTAATATTCCCTAGCTTTGGAGATCGTTATCTATCTTCCACGCCTTTTGATTCCATTAGGCATGAGGTGGAAAACATGACCTTTGATTGAGATGTTAGTAAACTAGTTTTCTGTAATTGTTCATGGAGCTCATACACATAACTATTGCAGCTTTTAAAAGACTCTTGTGCCCCGAATAATTATCTGGCGTAACTGTTGTATGTATATCATAATCAACAGTCAGATCAAATTCATTGTATAAACAACGATTGTATTGAATATTTATTCGATTTTTTAGCTATGTTGGCTTATTTACATGATTgaattatggaaaattattgcctATGATTAACTTTATATTAGGCCAAATTAAACATCTAAAGTTAAGACCTCTTTCTGAGACCCTTGGTGGTGAATAATCTCAGGCATCGA
It encodes:
- the LOC110662602 gene encoding cysteine synthase-like; amino-acid sequence: MSLADRPLTPSRQQVRKLLKLLNFLPSRKVGIPSSAAAAINLAEMPENAGNSLLKMLATHVKGPHLIQGIGSDIIANVMDIEIMDKIVQVTMRKLFKQLRCLPSKNVGISSRAAAAAAIKLAKRLENAGKLIVVSSVSVFNLVIFPSFGDRYLSSTPFDSIRHEVENMTFD